In the Prochlorococcus marinus str. MIT 9312 genome, TCCAAGCGATTTAACGATTGTTGGAATAATAGATCATTGGGATACTGAAAAAGCATGAATAAAGGAGAATAGAAATCGTGGAAATCATGAAGGTATTAGGAAGGATGGTATGTACTCAAAGAGTTGCTGGCTTAGGCCATATGAATTTACGAATATTGGAAAATAACAAGGGAAAGAAGTTAGTTGCTGTTGACCCTGTTGGCGCTAGAGAAGGTAATTGGGTTTTTACTGCTAGTGGTTCGGCTGCGAGATTTGCTTGCCCTAATCCAGAAGTTCAAACCGATTTAACAATTGGCGGTATTATTGATTATTGGGAGAGTGATTAAATATTCTAACTTAAAAAGTTTATTGAGAAACTTTGCTGAATGTATAGTGTAATTAGTCTTCAATAAAGAATTTAATGTGGAATGAAAGAGAATCACCCTTGAGGATTGAAAAAAGATTTGAATTTGAGAAATACTCAAAGATTAGTAAATTCATGGAGAAAATTGAGAAATTATGTAAAGAAAAGGATATCTATCCAAATATAAGCTTTGGTAAGAATTTTGTTAGTCTTTCAATTTTTTTAGATAATAAATCAATATCTGATAAGGTAAAAGACTTTTCAAAGGATATAGATAAATTTTATTTAGAAGATTAATCTCTTTTAATAATTATTGGGCTTAGCAATATCTCGTTTAATTAAAGCCATTAAATATGTGGGAGCTTTATATCTCCCTGGGAGACATCTATTTAAAGTTTCGAGATGCCCCCAACAAACTGTCTTTTCTATATCTTTAACTGAGTTACCTTTTAAAATTAATAATCTAAGAGCTTTACAAAATAAAGGATAGCCTGCTTCTAATTCATCTATATTAAGCTTTGCTGCCGACATAGACCAATGAGGAATTACCAATTAATAATCTATACAAATATGGTGCAGAATTGGATCAAATTTCAAATTTCTCAATAATTAGAAATTAATCTAGAAATGCAACGCAATCTATTTCAACTAAAACTCCTTTGGGTAAAGATGAAACTTCTACACAGGCCCTTGCGGGAGGATTCTCTACGTTGAAAAAGTCGCTATATATATTATTGACAATTTGAAAATTACTCAAGTCGGTTAAATAAATAGTTGTTTTCACTACATCCGCGATCTTTGCTCCACCAGCTTTAAGAACAGCTGAGAGATTTTTTAAAACTTGAATAGTTTCCTTCTCTATATCACCTAAACATGTTATTTCATTTGTAGCTGGATCTATAGCAATTTGACCAGAACAGTAAATAAAATCCCCAGCTTTTATTGCTTGATTATAAGGTCCGACTGGATCTGGAGCATTAGATGTTTTAATTACTTTCTTAGAGGACATTTGTTTAAGATGATACTTATCTATTTAAACCCATAAGTCTTTATTTTCTCTTAAAAAAGTAAATTCTTTTAAATTTTTTGCTCTTAAGAAAAGGTTTATTTTCATTTCTTCATCCAGTAAAAATGGAATTGTCAATTCGTTTATAGAAAGTTTTTTTTCAACTTGCAAAAGTTTATTTTTTATATCTTGATCTTTAGG is a window encoding:
- a CDS encoding carboxysome peptide B, which encodes MEIMKVLGRMVCTQRVAGLGHMNLRILENNKGKKLVAVDPVGAREGNWVFTASGSAARFACPNPEVQTDLTIGGIIDYWESD
- a CDS encoding 4a-hydroxytetrahydrobiopterin dehydratase; translated protein: MWNERESPLRIEKRFEFEKYSKISKFMEKIEKLCKEKDIYPNISFGKNFVSLSIFLDNKSISDKVKDFSKDIDKFYLED
- a CDS encoding DUF3136 domain-containing protein gives rise to the protein MSAAKLNIDELEAGYPLFCKALRLLILKGNSVKDIEKTVCWGHLETLNRCLPGRYKAPTYLMALIKRDIAKPNNY
- a CDS encoding RidA family protein, with translation MSSKKVIKTSNAPDPVGPYNQAIKAGDFIYCSGQIAIDPATNEITCLGDIEKETIQVLKNLSAVLKAGGAKIADVVKTTIYLTDLSNFQIVNNIYSDFFNVENPPARACVEVSSLPKGVLVEIDCVAFLD